A stretch of Anaeromyxobacter dehalogenans 2CP-1 DNA encodes these proteins:
- the nrfH gene encoding cytochrome c nitrite reductase small subunit: MRKGSSLLSLPVVLLAAAAGAAVGVGGYAFAYAKGTSYLGNDPATCSNCHVMSGHYAGWQASAHHAVATCNDCHTPAATVSKYAVKAENGWHHSMAFTVGGFPDVIRARAESSAVIEGQCRHCHAQIVDAMTGGRDGVSCIRCHASVGHLR, from the coding sequence ATGCGCAAAGGAAGCTCCCTCCTCTCCCTGCCGGTCGTCCTCCTCGCGGCCGCCGCCGGCGCCGCGGTCGGCGTCGGCGGATACGCCTTCGCCTACGCGAAGGGCACGTCCTATCTCGGCAACGACCCCGCCACCTGCTCCAACTGCCACGTCATGAGCGGCCACTACGCGGGCTGGCAGGCCTCGGCCCACCACGCGGTGGCCACCTGCAACGACTGCCACACGCCCGCCGCCACCGTCTCGAAGTACGCGGTCAAGGCGGAGAACGGCTGGCACCACTCGATGGCGTTCACCGTGGGCGGCTTCCCGGACGTGATCCGGGCGCGCGCCGAGAGCAGCGCGGTGATCGAGGGCCAGTGCCGCCACTGCCACGCCCAGATCGTCGACGCCATGACCGGCGGCCGGGACGGCGTCTCGTGCATCCGCTGCCACGCCTCCGTCGGACACCTCCGCTGA
- a CDS encoding ammonia-forming cytochrome c nitrite reductase subunit c552: MTVETQSPRKRALVVGAIAAVFALAAVLAAVVLVDVAQKKAEARNPVVRVVELTDETEDPAVWGRNFPIEYDLYRKTTDMVRTKHGGSEAMPHAPGDGDPRTVTAQSKTDADPRLKTMWAGYAFAADFREERGHAYMLDDQFFTQRQVVAKQPGTCGQCHASVYVPMKKLGNGDLFKGFEALNKMPYSEAKQHFKHPVSCIDCHDPTTMDLRVTRPGFLEGIRAYKASLGVKDYDPNTMATRQEMRAYVCGQCHVEYYFKGPEKRLTFPWSKGLKADQIVSYYDEVGFKDWVHKESGAPALKAQHPEFEMWNQGIHARSGVACADCHMPYMRVGGTKVSDHQVRSPVLNLNRACQGCHKWPEAELKGRVEAIQDKHMELREQAFDALVALIGEIKAAREAGKADEQLVTARYLQRRAQFLFDFVEAENSTGFHAPQEAARVLFESIDASRQGQLALRDPSFKPTVAVVNVSTAPAPAAPAGPAVVPAVLK, from the coding sequence ATGACCGTCGAGACCCAGTCCCCGAGGAAGCGCGCGCTCGTCGTCGGCGCGATCGCCGCCGTCTTCGCGCTCGCCGCCGTCCTCGCCGCCGTGGTCCTGGTGGACGTCGCCCAGAAGAAGGCCGAGGCGCGCAACCCCGTGGTGCGCGTCGTCGAGCTCACCGACGAGACCGAGGACCCCGCCGTGTGGGGGAGGAACTTCCCCATCGAGTACGACCTCTACCGGAAGACCACCGACATGGTCCGGACCAAGCACGGCGGCTCGGAGGCGATGCCGCACGCGCCCGGCGACGGCGACCCGCGCACCGTCACCGCCCAGTCCAAGACCGACGCGGACCCGCGCCTGAAGACCATGTGGGCCGGCTACGCGTTCGCCGCCGACTTCCGCGAGGAGCGCGGCCACGCGTACATGCTCGACGACCAGTTCTTCACCCAGCGCCAGGTGGTCGCGAAGCAGCCCGGCACCTGCGGCCAGTGCCACGCGTCGGTGTACGTCCCGATGAAGAAGCTCGGGAACGGCGACCTGTTCAAGGGCTTCGAGGCCCTGAACAAGATGCCGTACTCCGAGGCGAAGCAGCACTTCAAGCACCCGGTGTCCTGCATCGACTGCCACGACCCGACCACCATGGACCTGCGCGTCACGCGCCCCGGGTTCCTGGAGGGCATCCGCGCGTACAAGGCGTCGCTCGGCGTGAAGGACTACGACCCGAACACCATGGCCACGCGGCAAGAGATGCGCGCGTACGTCTGCGGCCAGTGCCACGTCGAGTACTACTTCAAGGGGCCCGAGAAGCGGCTCACCTTCCCCTGGTCGAAGGGGCTGAAGGCCGACCAGATCGTCTCCTACTACGACGAGGTCGGGTTCAAGGACTGGGTGCACAAGGAGAGCGGCGCGCCGGCGCTCAAGGCGCAGCACCCCGAGTTCGAGATGTGGAACCAGGGCATCCACGCCCGCTCCGGCGTGGCCTGCGCCGACTGCCACATGCCGTACATGCGGGTGGGCGGCACCAAGGTGTCGGACCACCAGGTGCGCAGCCCGGTGCTGAACCTGAACCGCGCCTGCCAGGGCTGCCACAAGTGGCCGGAGGCGGAGCTGAAGGGCCGCGTCGAGGCGATCCAGGACAAGCACATGGAGCTCCGCGAGCAGGCCTTCGACGCGCTGGTCGCGCTCATCGGCGAGATCAAGGCCGCGCGCGAGGCGGGCAAGGCCGACGAGCAGCTGGTCACCGCCCGGTACCTGCAGCGCCGCGCGCAGTTCCTGTTCGACTTCGTCGAGGCCGAGAACTCCACCGGCTTCCACGCGCCGCAGGAGGCCGCCCGCGTGCTGTTCGAGTCCATCGACGCCTCGCGCCAGGGCCAGCTCGCGCTGCGCGACCCGTCCTTCAAGCCGACCGTGGCGGTGGTGAACGTCTCCACCGCGCCTGCGCCCGCCGCGCCCGCCGGCCCGGCGGTGGTCCCCGCGGTGCTGAAGTAG
- a CDS encoding molybdopterin oxidoreductase family protein, which translates to MPLTRRDFLKASAAASALAGLGLPVDALAAEGGERWVKSVCRYCGTGCGLYVGVRDGKVFAVKGDRDNHNRGLLCLKGFLLPQIMSAPDRCLHPLVRKGGKLVRASWDEAMSLVARRFREAVDAHGPGAVGFYGSGQGLTEETYAANKLFKAGLRTNHVEGNPRLCMASAVGGYLSTYGKDEPMGCYEDLDHADVMLLVGSNAAEAHPILFERMARRKQTGKDVKVVVLDPRRTPTARIADLHLSFTPGTDLAILNAMANVLVAEGLVDEAFVKAHVAFGEGKDVNRAWEDYRAFLAPYTPVRAAELSGARAGDIVTAARWFGEKGRTATSMWCMGLNQRTRGVWANNLVHNLHLLTGKIGLPGSTPLSLTGQPNACGGVRDGGALSHLLPYGRLIANEKHRAEMEKLWNVPPGTIQPENGKPTMDLFQALEQGDLKALYVMTTNPAQSLPNVDRYRKALEARKAFLVVTEAFHPTRTSELADVVLPAALWAEKEGVYGCTERRYQLLEQAVRPAGEARPDFAILCDLAARLGHGALLPWKGPAEAWDEILTLSKGTAYDFTGMTRARLAASHGLLWPLPAEGHPGTKRRFVKGEDPLVPADAPDRIRFYGRPDARAVIWLRPQQPPAEVTDAAYPLVLTTGRVIEHWHTGTMTRNCKELRHANAESVVELHPDDGKPLGIRTGDEVRVSSRRGAETFKAKLVDGARPGTVFVHMHDPQRMCNRLTIDAVDPVSKQPEFKICAVKIEPIRKA; encoded by the coding sequence ATGCCTCTCACGCGCCGTGACTTCCTGAAGGCCTCCGCCGCCGCCTCCGCCCTGGCCGGGCTGGGGCTCCCCGTGGACGCGCTCGCCGCCGAGGGCGGTGAGCGCTGGGTGAAGTCGGTCTGCCGCTACTGCGGCACCGGCTGCGGCCTGTACGTCGGCGTCCGCGACGGCAAGGTGTTCGCCGTCAAGGGCGACCGGGACAACCACAACCGCGGCCTGCTCTGCCTCAAGGGGTTCCTGCTGCCGCAGATCATGTCGGCGCCGGACCGCTGCCTGCACCCGCTGGTGCGCAAAGGCGGCAAGCTGGTGCGCGCGAGCTGGGACGAGGCGATGTCGCTCGTCGCGCGGCGGTTCCGCGAGGCCGTCGACGCGCACGGGCCGGGCGCGGTGGGCTTCTACGGGTCCGGCCAGGGGCTCACCGAGGAGACCTACGCGGCCAACAAGCTGTTCAAGGCGGGCCTGCGCACCAACCACGTCGAGGGCAACCCGCGCCTGTGCATGGCCTCGGCGGTGGGCGGATACCTGAGCACCTACGGCAAGGACGAGCCGATGGGCTGCTACGAGGACCTCGACCACGCCGACGTCATGCTGCTGGTCGGCTCGAACGCCGCGGAGGCCCACCCGATCCTGTTCGAGCGGATGGCGCGCCGGAAGCAGACCGGCAAGGACGTGAAGGTGGTCGTGCTCGATCCGCGGCGCACCCCGACCGCGCGCATCGCCGACCTGCACCTCTCGTTCACCCCGGGCACCGACCTCGCCATCCTGAACGCGATGGCGAACGTGCTCGTCGCCGAGGGGCTGGTGGACGAGGCGTTCGTGAAGGCGCACGTCGCGTTCGGCGAGGGCAAGGACGTGAACAGGGCCTGGGAGGACTACCGGGCCTTCCTCGCCCCGTACACCCCGGTGCGCGCCGCCGAGCTCTCCGGCGCGCGCGCCGGGGACATCGTCACCGCCGCGCGCTGGTTCGGCGAGAAGGGACGCACCGCCACGTCCATGTGGTGCATGGGACTCAACCAGCGGACCCGCGGCGTGTGGGCGAACAACCTCGTCCACAACCTGCACCTGCTGACCGGCAAGATCGGCCTCCCCGGCTCGACCCCGCTGTCGCTCACCGGCCAGCCCAATGCCTGCGGCGGCGTCCGGGACGGCGGGGCGCTCTCGCACCTGCTGCCCTACGGCCGGCTGATCGCGAACGAGAAGCACCGCGCCGAGATGGAGAAGCTCTGGAACGTGCCGCCCGGCACGATCCAGCCCGAGAACGGCAAGCCCACCATGGACCTGTTCCAGGCGCTGGAGCAGGGCGACCTGAAGGCGCTGTACGTGATGACCACGAACCCGGCGCAGTCGCTGCCGAACGTGGACCGGTACCGGAAGGCGCTCGAGGCGCGCAAGGCGTTCCTGGTGGTCACCGAGGCGTTCCACCCGACGCGCACCTCCGAGCTCGCAGACGTCGTGCTGCCGGCGGCGCTGTGGGCCGAGAAGGAGGGCGTGTACGGCTGCACCGAGCGGCGCTACCAGCTGCTCGAGCAGGCGGTCCGCCCCGCCGGCGAGGCCCGGCCGGACTTCGCCATCCTGTGCGACCTGGCGGCGCGGCTCGGGCACGGCGCGCTCCTGCCGTGGAAGGGGCCGGCGGAGGCGTGGGACGAGATCCTGACGCTGAGCAAGGGCACCGCGTACGACTTCACCGGCATGACCCGGGCCCGCCTGGCCGCGTCGCACGGGCTGCTCTGGCCGCTGCCGGCCGAGGGCCATCCGGGCACGAAGCGCCGCTTCGTGAAGGGCGAGGACCCGCTCGTCCCGGCCGACGCGCCCGACCGGATCCGCTTCTACGGCCGGCCCGACGCCCGCGCGGTGATCTGGCTCCGGCCGCAGCAGCCGCCCGCCGAGGTGACCGACGCCGCGTACCCGCTGGTCCTCACCACCGGCCGCGTCATCGAGCACTGGCACACCGGGACCATGACCCGGAACTGCAAGGAGCTGCGCCACGCGAACGCCGAGTCGGTGGTGGAGCTGCACCCGGACGACGGCAAGCCGCTCGGGATCCGGACCGGCGACGAGGTGCGCGTCAGCTCGCGCCGCGGCGCGGAGACGTTCAAGGCGAAGCTGGTGGACGGGGCGCGCCCGGGCACGGTGTTCGTGCACATGCACGACCCGCAGCGCATGTGCAACCGGCTCACCATCGACGCGGTGGACCCGGTCTCGAAGCAGCCCGAGTTCAAGATCTGCGCGGTGAAGATCGAGCCGATCCGCAAGGCCTGA
- a CDS encoding fibronectin type III domain-containing protein, with protein sequence MTTRMLRHGARLALALMSVGWAADAPRAAPGAGGSLQQTRVTQAQRDAAAAGSGLVVQSLDAAMATATMAAPGSAPHYFGPYANYANSPLRLADATVDITGAGTGAAATATVDLATGAVTAIAVTAPGTGYLADGSTLVTISSTATTATGAAATAVVDPLTGEVTAIVLDAPGTGYVSPGIRKFVNRLPGLGPSAANDLGQYIPVAVPDTTTYPGSDYYEIAVVQYREQLHSDLPPTLLRGYVQLATAVVPGAGAPTVPLTGTDGLPILLPSGQQAVGVDRAHSLGPAIVATRDRPVRILFRNLLPSGQGGDLFLPVDTTVMGAGMGPDMGGMADPDPRNPMCGMTPKPMGCFAENRATLHLHGGITPWISDGTPHQWITPAGDSTSYPKGVSVTSVPDMPDPGPGAMTFFYTNQQSARLMFYHDHAWGITRLNVYAGEAAAYVISDAAEGSLVANGIIPGPADTLPLIVQDKTFVPPEPQLAAQDPTWDMARWGGLGSLWVPHVYMPAQNPGDASGVNQFGRWAYGPWFWPPTSNIDYPPIANPYYDPACDPSAGWCEPPLVPGTPWLSMGMEAFNDTPTVNGTVYPTVTLEPKTYRFRILNAANDRFFNLQLYVADASGTEVALNAAEVQAALADPAGVFPTPDTALSPPGPSFVQIGTEGGFLPSPVVVPPQPITWITDPTVFNAGNVDKHALLLGPAERADVIVDLSAFAGQTLILYNDGPAAFPARDPRYDYYTGNADLTSTGGAPSTPPGFGPNTRTVMQIKVSGSTPAAPFDLAALQAAFAHKPDGTGVFEASQHPIVVGQEPYNAALGTAFQANGPRAGLVQIYDELFAFDTVSGVPLTMPLQRKAIQDEMGEAFEKEYGRMSGNLGLEAPNAQAGQQQNLILYPYVNPASEVLAGIVLPPGVDVTPISTTDDGTQLWKITHNGVDTHPIHFHLFDIQLINRVGWDGIVRRPDANELGWKDTVRISPLEDTIVAMRPVVPKLPFGLPHSVRPLNPMMPLGSPDGFNSVDANGNPISPALTNVMTDFGWEYVWHCHILSHEEMDMMRPMAVSVATSLPYPPTGVTVAPGAGGVDLAWTDATPVDYAGTATWGDPSNEIGFRVERAPIGNNGKAGAYLSLGTTLANQARFRDTTADPALTYSYRIVAVNSAGESVSAPVGGPLPAPPQAPTNAVANLAAGPSVALTWRDNANNEAYFVLERAVDGGAFAYLSAPPARSNTGTVTFTDPAVSSGHTYQYRVSAVNAGGSSAPAVSNAVTVVSPPLAPSGLAGTAVRSGKKANVTLTWVDGSTDETGFELQRATNASFTVGFSTSTLAANTVTVTQTGLYRGVTYYYRIRAVNGGGASAWSNVATVITP encoded by the coding sequence ATGACGACGAGGATGCTTCGGCACGGGGCACGGCTGGCGCTGGCCCTGATGTCGGTCGGGTGGGCGGCGGACGCGCCGCGGGCGGCGCCCGGCGCGGGCGGGTCGCTCCAGCAGACGCGGGTCACGCAGGCGCAGCGGGACGCGGCCGCCGCCGGGTCCGGCCTGGTGGTCCAGAGCCTCGACGCGGCCATGGCCACGGCGACCATGGCCGCGCCGGGGTCGGCGCCGCACTACTTCGGCCCGTATGCGAACTACGCGAACAGCCCGCTCCGGCTGGCCGACGCCACCGTGGACATCACCGGCGCGGGCACCGGGGCGGCCGCCACCGCCACCGTGGACCTCGCCACCGGCGCCGTCACCGCCATCGCCGTCACCGCCCCCGGGACCGGCTACCTCGCCGACGGGAGCACCCTCGTCACCATCTCCAGCACCGCCACCACCGCCACCGGCGCGGCCGCGACCGCGGTGGTGGATCCCCTCACCGGGGAGGTGACCGCGATCGTGCTGGACGCCCCGGGCACGGGCTACGTCAGCCCCGGCATCCGCAAGTTCGTGAACCGGCTGCCCGGGCTCGGGCCCAGCGCCGCCAACGACCTCGGCCAGTACATCCCGGTCGCGGTGCCGGACACGACCACGTACCCGGGCTCCGACTACTACGAGATCGCGGTGGTGCAGTACCGCGAGCAGCTCCACTCCGACCTGCCGCCCACGCTGCTGCGCGGCTACGTGCAGCTCGCCACCGCGGTGGTCCCCGGGGCCGGCGCGCCCACCGTCCCGCTCACCGGGACCGACGGCCTGCCCATCCTGCTCCCCAGCGGCCAGCAGGCGGTCGGGGTGGACCGTGCGCACTCCCTCGGGCCGGCGATCGTCGCCACCCGGGACCGCCCGGTCCGGATCCTGTTCCGCAACCTGCTCCCGTCCGGCCAGGGCGGTGACCTGTTCCTGCCGGTGGACACGACGGTGATGGGCGCGGGCATGGGCCCGGACATGGGCGGCATGGCCGACCCGGACCCGCGCAACCCGATGTGCGGCATGACCCCGAAGCCGATGGGCTGCTTCGCGGAGAACCGGGCCACGCTCCACCTCCACGGCGGCATCACCCCGTGGATCAGCGACGGCACCCCGCACCAGTGGATCACGCCGGCGGGCGACTCGACCTCGTATCCGAAGGGCGTCAGCGTGACGAGCGTGCCCGACATGCCGGATCCCGGCCCGGGCGCGATGACGTTCTTCTACACGAACCAGCAGAGCGCGCGGCTCATGTTCTACCACGACCACGCGTGGGGCATCACCCGCCTCAACGTCTACGCCGGCGAGGCCGCGGCGTACGTGATCTCCGACGCCGCCGAGGGCTCGCTGGTGGCGAACGGGATCATCCCCGGCCCGGCCGACACGCTGCCGCTCATCGTGCAGGACAAGACGTTCGTGCCGCCGGAGCCGCAGCTCGCGGCGCAGGATCCGACCTGGGACATGGCGCGCTGGGGCGGCCTGGGGAGCCTCTGGGTCCCGCACGTCTACATGCCCGCGCAGAACCCGGGTGACGCGAGCGGCGTGAACCAGTTCGGCCGCTGGGCGTACGGCCCGTGGTTCTGGCCGCCCACGTCCAACATCGACTACCCGCCCATCGCGAACCCCTACTACGACCCGGCGTGCGACCCGAGCGCCGGCTGGTGCGAGCCGCCGCTGGTCCCGGGCACCCCGTGGCTGTCCATGGGCATGGAGGCGTTCAACGACACGCCCACGGTGAACGGCACCGTCTATCCCACCGTGACGCTCGAGCCGAAGACCTACCGCTTCCGCATCCTGAACGCGGCCAACGACCGCTTCTTCAACCTCCAGCTCTACGTCGCCGACGCGAGCGGCACCGAGGTGGCGCTGAACGCCGCCGAGGTCCAGGCGGCGCTGGCCGATCCCGCCGGCGTGTTCCCCACGCCCGACACCGCGCTCAGCCCGCCCGGCCCGAGCTTCGTGCAGATCGGCACCGAGGGCGGCTTCCTGCCGTCGCCGGTGGTGGTGCCGCCGCAGCCCATCACCTGGATCACCGATCCCACCGTGTTCAACGCGGGCAACGTGGACAAGCACGCCCTGCTGCTCGGCCCCGCCGAGCGCGCCGACGTGATCGTGGACCTGTCGGCGTTCGCCGGGCAGACGCTCATCCTCTACAACGACGGGCCCGCCGCGTTCCCCGCGCGCGACCCCCGCTACGACTACTACACCGGCAACGCCGACCTGACCTCGACCGGCGGCGCGCCCTCCACGCCGCCCGGGTTCGGCCCGAACACCCGCACCGTCATGCAGATCAAGGTGAGCGGGAGCACCCCGGCCGCGCCGTTCGACCTGGCGGCGCTGCAGGCGGCGTTCGCGCACAAGCCCGACGGGACCGGCGTGTTCGAGGCCTCGCAGCACCCCATCGTCGTCGGCCAGGAGCCGTACAACGCCGCGCTCGGCACCGCCTTCCAGGCGAACGGCCCGCGCGCCGGCCTGGTGCAGATCTACGACGAGCTGTTCGCGTTCGACACCGTCTCCGGCGTGCCGCTCACCATGCCGCTGCAGCGCAAGGCCATCCAGGACGAGATGGGCGAGGCGTTCGAGAAGGAGTACGGGCGCATGAGCGGCAACCTCGGCCTGGAGGCGCCCAACGCGCAGGCGGGCCAGCAGCAGAACCTGATCCTGTACCCGTACGTCAACCCCGCCAGCGAGGTCCTCGCCGGGATCGTGCTGCCGCCCGGCGTGGACGTGACCCCGATCAGCACCACCGACGACGGCACGCAGCTCTGGAAGATCACGCACAACGGCGTGGACACGCACCCCATCCACTTCCACCTGTTCGACATCCAGCTCATCAACCGCGTCGGCTGGGACGGCATCGTCCGCCGGCCGGACGCGAACGAGCTCGGCTGGAAGGACACGGTGCGGATCAGCCCGCTCGAGGACACCATCGTGGCGATGCGGCCGGTCGTCCCGAAGCTCCCGTTCGGCCTGCCGCACAGCGTCCGCCCGCTGAACCCGATGATGCCGCTCGGCTCGCCGGACGGCTTCAACAGCGTGGACGCGAACGGCAACCCGATCAGCCCGGCGCTCACGAACGTCATGACCGACTTCGGCTGGGAGTACGTCTGGCACTGCCACATCCTCAGCCACGAGGAGATGGACATGATGCGGCCCATGGCCGTGTCGGTCGCGACGTCGCTGCCGTACCCGCCGACCGGCGTCACCGTCGCGCCGGGCGCCGGAGGGGTGGACCTCGCCTGGACCGATGCGACGCCGGTGGACTACGCCGGCACGGCGACCTGGGGTGATCCGTCGAACGAGATCGGCTTCCGCGTGGAGCGGGCGCCCATCGGCAACAACGGGAAGGCGGGCGCGTACCTCTCGCTGGGTACCACGCTCGCGAACCAGGCGCGGTTCCGCGACACCACCGCCGATCCGGCGCTGACCTACAGCTACCGGATCGTGGCGGTGAACTCGGCCGGCGAGTCCGTCTCGGCGCCGGTGGGCGGGCCGCTGCCGGCCCCGCCGCAGGCGCCCACGAACGCCGTCGCCAACCTGGCGGCCGGTCCCTCGGTCGCGCTCACCTGGCGCGACAACGCGAACAACGAGGCGTACTTCGTCCTGGAGCGCGCGGTGGACGGCGGCGCGTTCGCGTACCTGTCGGCGCCGCCGGCCCGCAGCAACACCGGCACGGTGACGTTCACCGATCCCGCCGTGTCGAGCGGGCACACCTACCAGTACCGGGTGAGCGCGGTGAACGCGGGCGGCTCGTCGGCCCCGGCGGTCTCGAACGCCGTGACCGTGGTCAGCCCGCCGCTCGCGCCCTCCGGCCTGGCCGGCACCGCGGTGCGCTCCGGCAAGAAGGCGAACGTCACGCTCACCTGGGTGGACGGCTCGACCGACGAGACCGGGTTCGAGCTCCAGCGCGCGACGAACGCGTCGTTCACGGTGGGGTTCAGCACCAGCACCCTGGCGGCCAACACCGTCACGGTGACGCAGACCGGCCTGTACCGCGGCGTCACGTACTACTACCGGATCCGCGCCGTGAACGGCGGCGGGGCATCCGCCTGGTCGAACGTGGCGACCGTGATCACGCCGTAG
- a CDS encoding SRPBCC family protein, producing the protein MIGITRSIAIRAPAERVFAHLSEPGNLLEIWPSLVAVRNAEVGDDGRHAFGWTYRMAGLPFRGHCDTTAVVPGRSREDHNSGGIPSTFRWRFDPAVDGTTVELAIEYEVPGIVQIVAGAALRAMNEREADTLLANLKARMEVGAVAVRRGG; encoded by the coding sequence ATGATCGGCATCACGCGCTCGATCGCGATCCGGGCTCCGGCGGAGCGGGTGTTCGCGCACCTGTCGGAGCCCGGGAACCTGCTGGAGATCTGGCCCAGCCTGGTGGCCGTCCGGAACGCGGAGGTCGGCGACGACGGTCGGCACGCGTTCGGCTGGACGTACCGCATGGCCGGGCTGCCGTTCCGCGGGCACTGCGACACCACCGCGGTCGTGCCCGGCCGCAGCCGCGAGGACCACAACAGCGGCGGCATTCCCAGCACGTTCCGGTGGCGCTTCGATCCCGCCGTCGACGGGACGACGGTCGAGCTCGCCATCGAGTACGAGGTGCCCGGGATCGTGCAGATCGTCGCCGGGGCGGCGCTGCGCGCCATGAACGAGCGCGAGGCGGACACGCTGCTCGCGAACCTGAAGGCGAGGATGGAGGTCGGCGCGGTGGCGGTCCGGCGGGGTGGGTAG
- a CDS encoding multiheme c-type cytochrome has product MTMLRTALALGLWLAAGAAAAQARKPAPAPAAGQGCVDCHQQRTPAIVADWRASRHAAVQVDCATCHGDAHRGNDDVAKALIPTPDTCAQCHEAQVAQFKKGKHALAWASVKAMPTFHYQPLAIREGLKGCGGCHKLGLKSPAELKELKEASGGFGVASCDACHTRHLFSKAEARRPEACQTCHMGFDHPQWEMYSGSKHGVRNALKQQKAIPEDAAAPTCQTCHMQEGNHEVRTAWGFLALRLPFPEDDPQWKADRITILQGLGVLDPKGNPTARLDAVKGADMARLTQEAFDAERAKTLRTCNACHSANFAKEQLRQSEGLLRDADHLMAEGIREVAALYQDGVLQKPKGYASAFPDLLTFHDAPTPVEQTLFVMFLEHRMRAFQGAFHANPDYANWYGWSELQRDLVEIRALAEDMRRVARKPAGKAAAAKPRPSPTPAPKPKP; this is encoded by the coding sequence ATGACCATGCTTCGCACCGCGCTCGCGCTGGGCCTGTGGCTCGCCGCGGGCGCCGCCGCCGCCCAGGCGAGGAAGCCGGCCCCGGCGCCGGCCGCCGGCCAGGGCTGCGTGGACTGCCACCAGCAGCGCACCCCCGCCATCGTCGCGGACTGGAGGGCCTCGCGGCACGCCGCGGTGCAGGTGGACTGCGCCACCTGCCACGGCGACGCCCACCGCGGCAACGACGACGTGGCGAAGGCGCTCATCCCCACTCCCGACACCTGCGCGCAGTGCCACGAGGCCCAGGTGGCGCAGTTCAAGAAGGGCAAGCACGCGCTCGCGTGGGCCTCGGTGAAGGCGATGCCCACGTTCCACTACCAGCCGCTCGCCATCCGCGAGGGCCTGAAGGGCTGCGGCGGCTGCCACAAGCTGGGCCTGAAGTCGCCCGCCGAGCTGAAGGAGCTGAAGGAGGCCTCGGGCGGCTTCGGCGTGGCCTCCTGCGACGCCTGCCACACCCGCCACCTGTTCTCGAAGGCCGAGGCGCGGCGGCCCGAGGCCTGCCAGACCTGCCACATGGGCTTCGACCACCCGCAGTGGGAGATGTACTCCGGGTCGAAGCACGGCGTGCGCAACGCGCTCAAGCAGCAGAAGGCGATCCCGGAGGACGCGGCCGCCCCCACCTGCCAGACCTGCCACATGCAGGAGGGGAACCACGAGGTCCGGACGGCCTGGGGGTTCCTCGCCCTGCGCCTGCCGTTCCCCGAGGACGACCCGCAGTGGAAGGCCGACCGCATCACGATCCTGCAGGGCCTGGGCGTGCTCGATCCGAAGGGCAACCCGACCGCGCGCCTCGACGCGGTGAAGGGCGCGGACATGGCGCGCCTCACCCAGGAGGCGTTCGACGCCGAGCGCGCGAAGACGCTGCGCACCTGCAACGCGTGCCACTCGGCCAACTTCGCGAAGGAGCAGCTCCGGCAGTCGGAGGGACTCCTGCGCGACGCCGACCACCTGATGGCGGAGGGCATCCGCGAGGTGGCCGCGCTGTACCAGGACGGCGTGCTGCAGAAGCCGAAGGGCTACGCCTCCGCGTTCCCGGACCTGCTCACGTTCCACGACGCGCCCACGCCCGTCGAGCAGACGCTGTTCGTCATGTTCCTCGAGCACCGGATGCGCGCGTTCCAGGGCGCGTTCCACGCGAACCCGGACTACGCGAACTGGTACGGCTGGAGCGAGCTGCAGCGCGACCTGGTGGAGATCCGCGCCCTGGCCGAGGACATGCGGCGGGTGGCGAGGAAGCCCGCGGGCAAGGCCGCCGCCGCGAAGCCGCGGCCCAGCCCGACCCCCGCGCCGAAGCCGAAGCCCTAG
- a CDS encoding transposase: MFTARQLGFRLPAPRRHGGRRPGAGRKPKGARAGVSHHGRPEVTASTPVHVTLRVLPHVWNLRSGRSLRVVEAVLSAIRDRSGFRVVHFSLQGNHLHLLVEADGAGALSAGMQGLTIRLAKGLNGLMARRGRVFADRYHAHVLRTPAEVRNALAYVLLNHRSHRARAGGRAGQGSVDRYSSGACFDGWRDVAGRADAPRVTARPRTWLLATGWRRRGLLSVDDVPAVAARGDPPGSPGCGSR, encoded by the coding sequence ATGTTCACGGCTCGTCAGCTCGGGTTCCGGCTCCCGGCTCCTCGAAGGCACGGGGGGCGCCGGCCGGGGGCGGGGCGGAAGCCGAAGGGGGCTCGGGCGGGCGTCTCGCACCACGGGCGGCCGGAGGTCACCGCCTCCACGCCGGTCCACGTCACGCTGCGGGTGCTGCCGCACGTCTGGAACCTCCGCAGCGGGCGCTCGCTGCGCGTCGTCGAGGCGGTGCTCTCGGCGATCCGGGACCGCTCCGGGTTTCGCGTGGTCCACTTCTCCCTGCAAGGCAACCACCTCCACCTCCTCGTCGAGGCGGACGGGGCGGGGGCGCTCTCCGCGGGCATGCAGGGGCTGACCATCCGCCTGGCGAAGGGGCTGAACGGCCTGATGGCCCGGCGCGGCCGGGTGTTCGCAGATCGGTACCACGCGCACGTGCTCCGCACGCCCGCCGAGGTCCGCAACGCGCTCGCCTACGTTCTGCTGAACCACCGCAGCCACCGCGCTCGTGCGGGCGGGCGGGCGGGGCAGGGTTCGGTGGATCGGTATTCGTCGGGCGCGTGCTTCGACGGGTGGCGCGACGTGGCGGGACGGGCGGACGCGCCGCGCGTCACCGCGCGGCCTCGGACGTGGCTGCTGGCGACGGGGTGGCGACGAAGAGGGCTGCTCTCCGTCGACGACGTCCCGGCGGTCGCGGCTCGCGGCGATCCGCCCGGATCGCCCGGATGCGGCTCGCGCTGA